The DNA sequence ATGTTCATCATATTTACCAATAAAATTCGAAGGAATATGAATTATATTTGGATTTTGATTAACAGCTTCGGCAAGCGCTTCATAAATTTGATTCCAAGTTAAAATTTCATCAGATGTAATATGAAATGCCTCGCCGATTGCTTGTTGGTGATTTAATAATCCAACAAATCCTTTTGCAAAATCCTTTGCGTGCATAATTGTCCAAAGCGAAGTTCCATCTCCGTGCACAATAATTTTCTGTCCGTTTTTAATTCGATCAACAACTGTGTATTCTTTCCATCCGCCAATAGGAACTGGAATTACTGTATCGTAAGTTAAAGAAGGACGCACAATTGTAACCGGAAAATTATTCGTTCTATATTCAGATAATAATGTTTCTTCGCACTCAATTTTATTTCTTGAATATTGCCAGAAAGGATTTTTTAGCGGAGTTGATTCAGTAATAATTGGTGAAGCCGGCGGCTTTTGATAAGCCGATGCAGAACTAATAAAAATATATTGTTTAGTTTTTCCGGAAAATAGTTTAATATCTTTTTCCACATCATTTTTGTTGAAAGCAATCCAATTTACAACAACATCCCAAGAATGATTTTTTAATAAAATTTCACTTTGTTCAAAATTAGAAATATCACAAATTATTTCTTTTGCACCATATATTTTATTTTCGGAATTACCTCTATTTAATAAATATAAATCAATTCTTTTTTCAACACATAGTTTGCTAACTTCTGTGCTTATATTTCCGGTTCCGCCAATAAATAATACTTTCAAATTTCACTCATATGTTTTTTAAATAAATATTTTCTGTTTATAAAATTGATTAAAAAATTTGAAAGAAATTGAGAAATTTTACTTTACGAAATATTATTTTTATTTTATCAAATAAATCAAAGAACAGAAAGGGAAAAAATGAAGAAACAAAATTTCACATACATTTTAATTTTATTATTTGCCGCAATAATAATAATTTCGTGCAGTGATGATAAATCATCAACCGAGCCGGAATTAGTTATTGATCAAGCTTTAGTGGGAACTTGGGATTTAACAAAAATTATAGCAAAACTCGGAACTTCAAATTTAGAAATAACTCCGGAACAAGCGGGATATTCAGTTACGGCAATATTTAAAGATGATCTTACATTCCAATCAACTACCACAGAAAGTGATTCTGTAACCGTTGATACCGGAACTTGGGGAACAAAAGACGGCACACTTACAATAACAATTAACGGAGAAGAACCGGAATTTTCGCCTTATGTAGTTGAGGGAAATGTTGCAACACTTGAATCTACTGTTCCATATCAAGGTTTTGAAATTGATGCAACTTTGGAATTTACAAAACAATAGTTACTAAAAAATAATTTCTGTGCTTAAAGAAAAATTTCTTACTGGAGCTAAATTACCAATTAGCTCCACGTAATTATAATTCAACAAATTTGATATACTAAAAAATATTCTGCCGGGTAAATTTATTTGAAAAAGATTTACTCCAACCCGAGCATCAATTACAAAAATTTCTACTCGTTTGTCGCCATCGGGAGCCAAGCCTAAATCTACAAACTCATTATCAATTTTTTCAACTCTGCTCAAATATCTAAAATCAATTCCGGATTCAAAAAAATCTTTTTTAAAATCTATTCCGCCAATTATAGAATTTTTAGGTCTGTACTTTAAAAATTCATTATTCTCAATATCGATTGCCCACAAATAGTTATAACCAAATTTCAAACTCAAATTTTCCGAAAATAATTTTGTTGAAGAAACTATTTCAAATCCTTGAATTCTTGCCCGAGTGAGATTTTTAAAAATTATATCTCCGAAGCTATCAAATGAAGGTTCAATCATTTCATAATATTCATTATTAAATATTGCCAAATCAAGATTTATCGGATCAAAAATATTTGTGTTTATTCCGGTTTCAAAAGATAAACTTGTTTCGGAATTTAAATTTGGATTCGGTTTAACCGTTACGCTGCTTGTGGTTGTTGAAGTAAAAGCTTCCGCGAGTGAAGGTGTTCTAAATCCTTTCCCGAATGAAGCTCTGACAAATGTATTATCATCAATTTTATAATTCAGTCCTAATTTTGGAGAAAGAGAATTTTCGTTTTCTAAATTTTCAAGTTTGGAATTATCATATCTTAATCCCGTTGATAAATTTAATCTTTCAAATAATTTAAAATCTAATTGAAAAAAAATTCCAAATGAATTTGAAGTTCTGTTTCCAAAAATTGTTGAGCCAACTTTATTATACTGATGTTCAACTCCGGAAACCAAATTTATTGCATCAGAAAATTTGTAATTAATTCTTAATTCATTTCTATATAATTGGCTTGAAGATTTATTGCTGCTTTCCGATTGATCTTTCCAGAAACTAATGTATGCGCTTGGTACAAAACTTATCGATAAATTTTCATCATAAATGTGATTGAATTTTAGGCCGACAATTGTTCGATCGGAATTTACTGCTTGACCCAAATCTGCATCAGCCGGAACTAAAGCATTTTGCAAATCTTTCCAATAAATAAATGTACTTTTTTCGCGTGTGTATCCTGTTCCCCAAAATGAAAGAGAAGTATTTTCGGAAAAATTATAATCGGCTTTTAGAAATGCAGAATATCTAATTTGATCGTCATTTTTTCTGTAACTCAAATCTTCAAATCTAGAAAGTGACGCAGATAAATTTAAATTTCCAATTGATCTTGAGTGAGAAATTGATTGCCGGTTAAAGCTCAATGTTTTATTGGTCCATTTCCATTCATCATGTGAAGGACTAGAATAAATTCCACCTTCTAATTTTATTAATGTTAATGGATTTGTAGAAATTTTATTTGTGATAATATTTATAATTCCTCCGATTGCAGAAGAACCGTATAACGAACTTGAAGAACCTTTAAGAATTTCAATTCGCTCAATTTCATTTACGGGAATTAATTCCCAAATAATTTCCCCAGTATCCGGAGTGTAAACGGGAATTCCATCAATTGCTACAAGAACTCTTGTTCCGGCACCGCGGCTGTATCCGCTTGATCCCCTTATGCTTATTTGATCTTGCGTCATTGTAATTCCGGGGACATAACGAAATGCATCATCAACTTTTTGATAATTTTTTTCGGCAAAAATTTTTGAATCAAGAATATAACTGCTTGATGAAATTTCTCGTAAATCTTGTCCAAATTTATTTGCGGAAATTATTAATTGATCGAATTGGTAACTCGTTGGCGTAAGTTTAATATTAATTTCAAAAGTATTATTGTTAACAAAAATTTGTTCTGATTTGAATTTTGTAAATCCCACAATGCTTGCAGTTAAAAAATAATTTCCATTTTTTATTTTGGGGATATTAAAAAATCCATTTTCATCAGTTGCAACTCCAATTAAAGTTCCTTCAATAATAATATTTGCGCCCAACAACGGAAGGTTTGAATTATCAGTAACTTTTCCTTTTATGCTTCCGAATTGAGCAAATAAATTTTCTGAAACTAACAATATTATTAGAAAATAAAAATTTTTCATTCGTCACTTTTCTTAAATTCAAAAAAAGATTTTAATAAATTTTGAATTTCACTTGGTGGTTGCGGAGGCGGATTATTAAAATCACAAAGTATATTTACATTTTCTACAAACGAACCTTGCGGAATATTTAAAATTCCGGGTTGTGTAGAATCATCATTTGAAGTATAAATTCCCGCAACAATCCAATCATTTCTATCTAAAGAAAGAGTGTCCCTAACTGTTTGCGCAACGGCAACATAAGAATAATCGCCGAATTCAATATTCGATAAAACAGCATTTCCGTTATTTGTAGAATAATTAAAGTTATTTGAACCAAACGGAATTGAATCGCTAACAAATTTTAAATTAAATATGCTGAAATCACTAATTGATAAAAGCGGATCTTTAAATGCCACAACGTAAGTCTGCTTCGCCGTGGAATTCCAGTTCCCGATAAATGTTACAGTTCCCCCAAAGCCAGCTTTCTGATCGGCAATTTCGGGTGATAAACCTTTATCGCAAGATAAAAGCAAAAATAAAAATGGTAATATTCTTAGTGCTCTCATAACCTTAAAATAACAAGTGAAATTTTAATAAACAATATTTGTTGATTTGTTGATTTGTTGATTTGTTGAAATAATAAATTTATAAGTTTCTCAACATCAATGAAAAAACTATAATTTAGTTTTTATATTTTTGAAGAACAAAAAAATAATGTGAGATAAAAATGAAAAATGCTTCAGTAAAATATTTTTTAAATAATTATGATCAAGAAATAAATAAATCAATTCAAAAATTGGTTGATGAGAAAATTGTAAAAAGAATTTGGGAAAAAGATTTTACAGTTTGGTCAAACTCACCTAAAGAAGTTACAAATAGACTTGATTGGTTATTCAGCGCAGACGAAACTTTATCACATCTTGAAGAAATAAATTCATTTGTAAACGAAATTAAATTAGAAGGATTTACACATGCTTTATTATTGGGAATGGGCGGTTCAAGTCTTGCGCCGGAAGTTTTTTCATTTTCATTTGGAACTAAAAAAAATTTTCTAATCATGAAAGTTTTAGACAGTACTGATCCCGATGCAATTTTTAATTTCACGCAAAATTTAGATCCGGAAAAAACTTTATATATTGTTTCAACAAAATCCGGCGGAACAATTGAGACTTTATCTTTCTTCAAATACTTTTTTACTTTTTGCCAAAATAAACTTGGTACAGAAAAGGTAAGCAGACATTTTATTGCAATTACAGATCCGGGCAGCGGACTTGAACAAATGGCACAGCAATTAAATTTCAGAAAAATATTTGTGAACAATCCCAATATTGGCGGAAGATATTCCGTGCTTTCGTTTTTTGGTACGGTTCCCGCCGCACTTATTGGAATTGATTTGAATAAATTTTTAGGAAATGCAAAACTTGTCGTTGAAGATTCTAAAAATGAAAAAAACACAAGTGCAGAAATTGGAGTAATTATCGGTGAGCTTGCAAAATTAGGAAGAGACAAACTTACTTTTGTTTATTCGGAAAAAATAATTTCATTCGGAACTTGGGTTGAACAATTAATTGCAGAAAGCACCGGAAAAAATGGAGTTGGAATTTTACCAATCGAAAGTAAAAGTTTGAAATCTCCAGAATTTTATACAAATGATAGAGTTTTTGTTTATACACATTTTGATAACGAAAATTCAAATTCTGAAAAAATAGAAAAACTTAAAAATGCCGGTCATCCGATTATTGAAATAATTTTAAATGATGAATATAATTTAGGCGGTGAATTTTTCAGATGGGAATTTGCAACGGCAGTTTCCGGTTGGGTTTTGGGAATTCAACCATTTGATCAACCAAATGTTGAATCTGCAAAAATTGAAGCAAAAGCAATGATTAATAATTATTTAGAAAAAGGTGACCTTCCTCAATTAAATTTTGCAATTGAAGAAAATGGAATTAAACTAAGCGGAAATACAAATCAGCAAAATCTAAAAAATGCTATAAATGAATTTTTAGAAAATTTGAATGAAGAAAAATATAATTATGTTTCAATTCATGCGTATGTTAAGCCAGCTGAAAATACAAAAAATACACTGCAAAATTTAAGAACAAAAATTCAGAAAAAGTACAAAGCTGCTGTAACTATTGGATATGGACCAAGATTTTTACATTCAACCGGACAATTACACAAAGGTGATGGAGGAAACGGTTTGTTCATACAATTTACTTCAAATCGAAAAGAAGAAGTTGCAATTCCAAAAGAAATTGGTAAAGATGAATCTGAATTTTCATTTGGAGTTTTAATTGATGCCCAGCTTATGGGAGACCGCCAAGCCTTATTAAATAATAATAGAAAAGTAATTACAATTCATTTGGGAGATAATGTAAGCTCGAATATTGATAAAATTGCAAATTTGATTTAACATACGTAGCCACAGACCAGCCTGCCGGCAGGCAAGCTTTAGTCTGCGGTAATTTTATAAAAATAAGAATATCCCAAATTTTATAAGTTGACAACAAATCTTTTATTACATATAATTCATTTGTGAAAAATTTAAAACAAATATCATCGTTTAGAAAAGACACAAACCTAACACACGGATACCATTCTACTTGCATCTGTTGATGCTTCAAATATTTTCTAACTAATCACAAATATTTAAAAATCCTAAGAATTATTCTTTTGAATAATTGGAGTTTATTTTATTATGAAAACAAATTTTGGCAAACTTTCAAAAACATTAATTGAAATTCGGAAAGAACATAAAGTTATAAAACCAATAAAAGTTGAAGCACAAAAATTTATAAACGATTTGATGCAACTACTTTTCCCTCATTTTGCTTCCGATATTTATTATTCTGAACAAGATATTGAAAGCAAATTAACTTTACTAAAACGAAATCTTAAATCACTTTTAATTTTGCTTAACAATAATTCCATCGAAAACATTGATGAAATATGTGATAATTTCTTCGAGAAAATTTATGATATTAATTCAGAATTGTGGAATGATGCAAAAGCAATTTATGAAGGAGATCCCGCTGCGCATAATATTGATGAAGTAATTTTAGCTTACCCGGGATTTAGAGCAATTGCAATTTATAGATTTGCGCATATTTTATTCAATCTAAAAGTTCCGATTCTACCAAGAATCTTAACTGAATATGCACATCAGGAAACTGGAATTGATATCCATCCCGGAGCAAAAATTGGTCATTCTTTTTTCATCGATCACGGAACCGGAATTGTAATTGGTGAAACTTGTGAAATTGGAAATAATGTAAAAATTTATCAAGGCGTAACTTTGGGTGCGTTAAGTGTTGATAAAAATTTAGCGCAGACTAAAAGACATCCAACAATTTGTGATAATGTAATTATTTATGCGCAAGCCGTAATTTTAGGCGGAAATACTGTGATTGGAAAAAATAGCATAATTGGCGGGAATGTTTGGTTGACCGAAAGTGTTTCGGAAAATTCAATAGTTTATCATAAAAGTGAAGTTCGATTAAGAAAATCAAGCGAACCGGAACCGCTGGAATTTATAATATGAAATAACTTGTCATTCCCTCGAAAGAGGGAATCCATAATTATTAATCTTTTAGATCCCCGATAAAAACATTCGGGGATGACATTAAAAAGGGGAACACAATGAAAGCACAAAATATATTACAAACCATAGGAAATACACCTCACCTTAAAATAAATAAATTATTTGGCGATAAAATTAATGTTTGGATAAAACTGGAAAGAGCAAATCCCGGAGGTAGTATAAAAGATAGAATTGCTCTTGCAATGATTGAAGATGCTGAGCAAAAAGGAATCTTAAAAAAAAATAGTATAATTGTTGAACCGACTTCCGGCAATACCGGTATTGGTTTAGCAATGGTTGCCGCAGTTAAAGGTTACGAATTAATTTTAGTAATGCCGGAATCAATGAGTGTGGAAAGAAGAAAAATCATGTCGGCATTTGGTGCAAAATTTGAACTAACTCCAAAAGAAAAAGGAATGAACGGCGCAATTGAAAAAGCAAAAGAAATTGCAAACTCAAATCCCAATGCTTGGATTCCACAACAGTTTGAAAATCAAGCCAATATTGATATTCATATTAGAACAACGGCGCAAGAAATATTAAATGATTTTTCGGAAGGAATAGATTATTTAATTACCGGAGTTGGAACCGGCGGACATATAACCGGAGTAGCGCAAGTTTTAAAAAATAAATTTCCTCATTTAAAAGTTTTTGCTGTTGAACCAGTTTTATCCCCCGTAATTAGCGGTGGAAAACCCGGTCCACATCCAATTCAAGGAATTGGAGCTGGATTTATTCCAAAAAATTTGAACACAAATTTGTTGGATGGAGTAATTCAAATAGAAAAAGAAGAAGCTTTTGAGTTTGCGCAAAGAGCTGCAAAAGAAGAAGGTTTATTCGGCGGAATTTCATCCGGTGCAACTTTGGCGGCAATTAATAAAAAATTATCAGAAATCCCGAAAGACAGCACCGTTATTGGTTTTAATTATGATAGCGGCGAAAGATATTTATCCATTGCAGATTTGTATTAAGAAAAATTTGGTAGAGATTTGTTTTTGAGATTTGATAAATCAAATCTCTACTTTAATAATAACATAGATTTTGTTTTAGAAAAATTATTGAATTGTAATCTGTAAAAATAAATTCCGCTTGGTAAAGTTTTTCCATCAAATTGAATTTCATAATTACCGGAACTTTGTTTTTCATTTACTAAAGTTGAAACTTGGTTACCTAAAATATCAAATACCTTTAAAGTTATTTTCACATTGTCATTTCGAGGAGCCAGCTGCGTCTGGTAAACTTGCGACGAGAAATCTCTGAGATTTCTCACTTCGTTCGAAATGACAGAAAAAGATGGAATAGAATATTTTATTGTTGTTGTAGGATTAAACGGATTCGGATAATTTTGATAAAGTTCAAAACTTGAAATTAATTTTTCATCCAAATTAATATTTGTCGGATTTTCTTTCGGATGTTTTAGAAAAAAATCCCAAATTAAATTTGTCGCATTTATCTGTTCAGAAACCGGATCTGCGCCAATTCTTGGAGCTGTTCCTCCGGGCCAAGAATGTCCGCCATCATAAGTAATATATAACTCAATATTTTTTTCATCATTGCAATTTGTCCAAGTTTTATAAAGATATTTTCCGGATTCATTAAAAATAGTATCAATTATAATACAATTATTAATATTAGCCCAAATATTTAAAACCGAATCTAAAGGTGGATATTCATAATTTGCGGCGCCGTCTCCCAAACCTCCTTCAATCGGAACGCTGTCATCCCAAAATGAATGCAAATGAATTATAGGAATTGAATTTACCGGTTCAAAAATATTTTCATTCACCATAACTGAAGCAACCGGAGCGATTGCCGCAATTCTATTGCTTAATTCAGCAGCTAATCTATAACTCATCATTCCGCCGTTTGATAATCCGCTTGCATAAATTCTATTTTTATCTATTTTATATTTGCTTACAATTTTGTCTAACAATGTTGAAATAAAATCTACATCATTAATGTTTGTATTTACAGAATATCCGCAGCAGCCTCCGGCATTCCAAGTTGTAATGTTTATCGGACTTTTCACTCCTTCCGGATAAACAACAATGAAAGGAAATTTTGCCGTATCTGCTTTATTGCTAAATTGTGATTGTTCTTCAATATTGTAAGCATTTCCAAATCCACCATGCATAACCAAGACAAGCGGATATTCTTTATCTTCATTTGAATTATATTGAGGCGGAAGATGAGTTAAATAAGTTCGCCAAATTTCATTGTGATAAAGAGAATCATATTGTGCAAAAATATTTATTGAAATGAGTAAAATATTTGCGAAGAGTATTTTTAGAAGTTTGCTCATAAAAATTTATTTGTCAAATTTAGGAAATCATTTTATATTCAATTTTATATAATTTATTTTCGATATGGAAAATGCAAAATTGAATCCGTTAAATTTTTTATACATCATATTTTGAAAAAATAAGGATAAAATGTACGAAATAATAATAATCGGTGCCGGTCCCGGCGGAATTAGTTTGGGTGTTGAAGCACATAATTTTGGTGTGTCGAAAGAAAAAATTCTAATAATAGAAAAATCTGCGGAACATTCTTTTACAATAAAAAAATATTATCCTGATAAAAAATTAGTAACCGCAAATTATAAGGGTTTTACGCCGGTTTGTACGGGAGTAATGTGTTTAATGGATTCAACAAAACACGAAACAATTTCGTATTTGGATAAAGCGATTGAAGAAAATGAATTAAATGTTCATTACATTGAAACTGTTTACAAAATTGAGAAAATTGAATCCGATAGCTCGTTCAAAATTTATTCAGATAAAAATATTTATCGATCAAGAATTGTTGCAATAGCTGTTGGAATTTTAGGAAAACCAAATAAACCGGATTATAAAATTCCCGCCGAATTAAAAGAAAAAGTTTTGTTTGATTTAACAACTTTTGAAATAAAAAACTCAAAAGTTTTGGTAGTCGGCGGCGGAGATTCCGCTTCCGAATATTGCCAATTTTTATCTGAAGATATTGAAAATAACGAAGTTTATTTAAGTTATAGAAAGAATGAATTTTCGCGAATGAATAATATAAATAAGCAAAGTTTGCAAACTCTTGCCGAAAATAGAAAGGTAAATTTACTTCTAAACTCTAATATTAATTCTGTTACATCAAAAGAGAATAAACCAATTGCTAATTTTGCAGAAGAAAATTTGGGAAGTATTGAATTTGATTATATTGTTTATGCTTTAGGCGGAAGTACGCCGGAGAATTTCCTTAAAACTATCGGAATAGAATTTATAGGTCCCAAGCCATTTCTTAAAGAAGGATATGAAACCAATGTTTCCGGATTATTTTTAATTGGTGATTTAAGTGCGGGACAAAAAGGCGGATCAATAATTTGGGCATTTAATTCGGCAAATTCAGCAATGCAAAAAATCTGTGAAAAATATTTAAAATGTGGATAGTAAATCAAAACTTAATGTTTAATTAA is a window from the Ignavibacteriota bacterium genome containing:
- a CDS encoding SDR family oxidoreductase, coding for MKVLFIGGTGNISTEVSKLCVEKRIDLYLLNRGNSENKIYGAKEIICDISNFEQSEILLKNHSWDVVVNWIAFNKNDVEKDIKLFSGKTKQYIFISSASAYQKPPASPIITESTPLKNPFWQYSRNKIECEETLLSEYRTNNFPVTIVRPSLTYDTVIPVPIGGWKEYTVVDRIKNGQKIIVHGDGTSLWTIMHAKDFAKGFVGLLNHQQAIGEAFHITSDEILTWNQIYEALAEAVNQNPNIIHIPSNFIGKYDEHLKCSLLGDKSYSVIFDNTKIKKFVPDFKATIPFKIGIKETINWFEEKQERKIIQQESNNLIDKIINDYEEIFLR
- a CDS encoding lipocalin family protein; amino-acid sequence: MKKQNFTYILILLFAAIIIISCSDDKSSTEPELVIDQALVGTWDLTKIIAKLGTSNLEITPEQAGYSVTAIFKDDLTFQSTTTESDSVTVDTGTWGTKDGTLTITINGEEPEFSPYVVEGNVATLESTVPYQGFEIDATLEFTKQ
- a CDS encoding TonB-dependent receptor — encoded protein: MKNFYFLIILLVSENLFAQFGSIKGKVTDNSNLPLLGANIIIEGTLIGVATDENGFFNIPKIKNGNYFLTASIVGFTKFKSEQIFVNNNTFEINIKLTPTSYQFDQLIISANKFGQDLREISSSSYILDSKIFAEKNYQKVDDAFRYVPGITMTQDQISIRGSSGYSRGAGTRVLVAIDGIPVYTPDTGEIIWELIPVNEIERIEILKGSSSSLYGSSAIGGIINIITNKISTNPLTLIKLEGGIYSSPSHDEWKWTNKTLSFNRQSISHSRSIGNLNLSASLSRFEDLSYRKNDDQIRYSAFLKADYNFSENTSLSFWGTGYTREKSTFIYWKDLQNALVPADADLGQAVNSDRTIVGLKFNHIYDENLSISFVPSAYISFWKDQSESSNKSSSQLYRNELRINYKFSDAINLVSGVEHQYNKVGSTIFGNRTSNSFGIFFQLDFKLFERLNLSTGLRYDNSKLENLENENSLSPKLGLNYKIDDNTFVRASFGKGFRTPSLAEAFTSTTTSSVTVKPNPNLNSETSLSFETGINTNIFDPINLDLAIFNNEYYEMIEPSFDSFGDIIFKNLTRARIQGFEIVSSTKLFSENLSLKFGYNYLWAIDIENNEFLKYRPKNSIIGGIDFKKDFFESGIDFRYLSRVEKIDNEFVDLGLAPDGDKRVEIFVIDARVGVNLFQINLPGRIFFSISNLLNYNYVELIGNLAPVRNFSLSTEIIF
- a CDS encoding glucose-6-phosphate isomerase, whose amino-acid sequence is MKNASVKYFLNNYDQEINKSIQKLVDEKIVKRIWEKDFTVWSNSPKEVTNRLDWLFSADETLSHLEEINSFVNEIKLEGFTHALLLGMGGSSLAPEVFSFSFGTKKNFLIMKVLDSTDPDAIFNFTQNLDPEKTLYIVSTKSGGTIETLSFFKYFFTFCQNKLGTEKVSRHFIAITDPGSGLEQMAQQLNFRKIFVNNPNIGGRYSVLSFFGTVPAALIGIDLNKFLGNAKLVVEDSKNEKNTSAEIGVIIGELAKLGRDKLTFVYSEKIISFGTWVEQLIAESTGKNGVGILPIESKSLKSPEFYTNDRVFVYTHFDNENSNSEKIEKLKNAGHPIIEIILNDEYNLGGEFFRWEFATAVSGWVLGIQPFDQPNVESAKIEAKAMINNYLEKGDLPQLNFAIEENGIKLSGNTNQQNLKNAINEFLENLNEEKYNYVSIHAYVKPAENTKNTLQNLRTKIQKKYKAAVTIGYGPRFLHSTGQLHKGDGGNGLFIQFTSNRKEEVAIPKEIGKDESEFSFGVLIDAQLMGDRQALLNNNRKVITIHLGDNVSSNIDKIANLI
- a CDS encoding serine acetyltransferase — protein: MKTNFGKLSKTLIEIRKEHKVIKPIKVEAQKFINDLMQLLFPHFASDIYYSEQDIESKLTLLKRNLKSLLILLNNNSIENIDEICDNFFEKIYDINSELWNDAKAIYEGDPAAHNIDEVILAYPGFRAIAIYRFAHILFNLKVPILPRILTEYAHQETGIDIHPGAKIGHSFFIDHGTGIVIGETCEIGNNVKIYQGVTLGALSVDKNLAQTKRHPTICDNVIIYAQAVILGGNTVIGKNSIIGGNVWLTESVSENSIVYHKSEVRLRKSSEPEPLEFII
- the cysK gene encoding cysteine synthase A; protein product: MKAQNILQTIGNTPHLKINKLFGDKINVWIKLERANPGGSIKDRIALAMIEDAEQKGILKKNSIIVEPTSGNTGIGLAMVAAVKGYELILVMPESMSVERRKIMSAFGAKFELTPKEKGMNGAIEKAKEIANSNPNAWIPQQFENQANIDIHIRTTAQEILNDFSEGIDYLITGVGTGGHITGVAQVLKNKFPHLKVFAVEPVLSPVISGGKPGPHPIQGIGAGFIPKNLNTNLLDGVIQIEKEEAFEFAQRAAKEEGLFGGISSGATLAAINKKLSEIPKDSTVIGFNYDSGERYLSIADLY
- a CDS encoding T9SS type A sorting domain-containing protein; this encodes MSKLLKILFANILLISINIFAQYDSLYHNEIWRTYLTHLPPQYNSNEDKEYPLVLVMHGGFGNAYNIEEQSQFSNKADTAKFPFIVVYPEGVKSPINITTWNAGGCCGYSVNTNINDVDFISTLLDKIVSKYKIDKNRIYASGLSNGGMMSYRLAAELSNRIAAIAPVASVMVNENIFEPVNSIPIIHLHSFWDDSVPIEGGLGDGAANYEYPPLDSVLNIWANINNCIIIDTIFNESGKYLYKTWTNCNDEKNIELYITYDGGHSWPGGTAPRIGADPVSEQINATNLIWDFFLKHPKENPTNINLDEKLISSFELYQNYPNPFNPTTTIKYSIPSFSVISNEVRNLRDFSSQVYQTQLAPRNDNVKITLKVFDILGNQVSTLVNEKQSSGNYEIQFDGKTLPSGIYFYRLQFNNFSKTKSMLLLK
- a CDS encoding NAD(P)-binding domain-containing protein, with translation MYEIIIIGAGPGGISLGVEAHNFGVSKEKILIIEKSAEHSFTIKKYYPDKKLVTANYKGFTPVCTGVMCLMDSTKHETISYLDKAIEENELNVHYIETVYKIEKIESDSSFKIYSDKNIYRSRIVAIAVGILGKPNKPDYKIPAELKEKVLFDLTTFEIKNSKVLVVGGGDSASEYCQFLSEDIENNEVYLSYRKNEFSRMNNINKQSLQTLAENRKVNLLLNSNINSVTSKENKPIANFAEENLGSIEFDYIVYALGGSTPENFLKTIGIEFIGPKPFLKEGYETNVSGLFLIGDLSAGQKGGSIIWAFNSANSAMQKICEKYLKCG